A window of Fusobacterium sp. genomic DNA:
TTTATTCATATTATGGTGTTCAGGTTTGTTGTATATAGCATTAAAGATAATTTTTTCTAGTTCATCATCTGTTACTTTATTTCTTATGATATTTTTTAAATTAATTCCCCTATTCCAATGGAGACAAAGTTTTAAAAATCCATCAGGAGTAAGTCTTATTCGATTACATTTATCACAAAAATTATGAGATAATGGAGTAATAAATCCTATTCTTCCTTTTGAAAAATGACTTTTAAAATATTTAGCTGGACCAGAACCAATTTTTTCTTCTACAGAAAAAAGAGTTCTTTCTTTTTTTATTATTTCAATAACTTTGTCATTAGACATTGAAATAAAACTCTTTCCATCACCAATAGGCATAAGTTCAATAAAACGAATATCTATTGGATATTTTTCACTAAATTTAACAAAATCCATAATTTCATTATCATTTTTTCCCTTAATAAGCACTGTATTTATTTTTACTCTTTCTATTCCTAGATCCAATGCTCTAAAAATATTTTTAATAACTTGGTTAAATGAACCACCTCTTGTAATTTCATTATATAAAATGGGATTTAAAGTATCAAGGCTTATATTTATTTTTTTTATTCCATTTTTTATAAGAGATTCAAAATTTTCTTCAAGAAGTAAACCATTAGTTGTCAGACTTATTTCTTCAATATTTTTGATAGAGTGGATATTTTCCAGTATCTCTATAAAATTTTTTCTTACTAAAGGCTCTCCTCCAGTAAGGCGAATTTTTTTAATTCCAATTTTGCTGAAAATTTTTACTATTCTTTTTATTTCTTCAATAGTAAGAAGTTCCCCTTTTGGAAGAAAATTAATATTTCTTTCACTCATACAATATTGGCATCTAAGATTACATCTGTCAGTGATGGAAAGTCTCAAATATTCTATTTCTCTTCCTATTTTATCTATCATAATATTTCCTCATTTTCTAAAAAATATTTATTAATACTTTTTAATATATCATAACATATTTTTAAGAATTTTCTAAAAATAATTTTGATTGACAATAACTGAATTCTGGATTATCCTTTAAATAAAGAAATTTAGAAAATATGAGGAAGAGAATGACTATGGAAAAAAAAGATGATATCATTATAGTAAGAGGTGGAGGAGATATAGCTAGTGGAGCTATCCAAAAACTTTATAGAAGTGGATTCCAAGTTCTTGTATTAGAAACAGAAAAACCATCAGCAATTAGAAGGAAAGTAGCTTTTTGTGAGGCTATTTATGAAAACGATATTGAAATAGAAGGCATAAGAGCTAAATATGCAGCAGATGAAGAAGAAGTAAAAAACTGCTGGGAAAAAAACATAATTCCAATAATGATTGATTCAAGGGGAAAAATGATAGAAAAATTTAAACCAGTAGCAGTAGTTGATGGAATACTAGCCAAGAAAAATTTTGGAACTAAAAGAACTATGGCACCAATAACTATTGCTTTAGGTCCTGGATTTTCTGCTCCAGAAGATGTAGATATAGTAATAGAGACTATGAGAGGGCATAATTTAGGGAGACTCATAGCAGAGGGAACAGCCAGTGTTAATACAGGAATTCCAGGAATAATAGCAGGAATAGGAAAAGAAAGGGTAATTTACAGTGAATATAATGGATATATAAAAAATATAGAAAAAATTGGAAGTGTAATAGAGAAAGGAGATATAATTGCTGTAGTAGGAGAGAATCATATTTATTCTCCAATTTCAGGAGTTTTAAGAGGAATAATAAGAGATGGATATAAAGTTTTTGAAGGATTAAAAATAGCAGATGTAGATCCACGAATAGAAGAAAAGGAAAATTGTTTTACAATTTCAGATAAAGCTAGAAATATAGGTGGAGCTGTGTTAGAAGCTGTTCTTTATTTAAAAAAGATAAAGGGAGTATGATATAGATATATGGAAGAAAAGATATTAAATGAGGTATATAAAAGCATATCCCAAGGAAAAAGAGCTGCATTAGTAATGGTAACAGAAGCTGTTGGCTCTACTCCACGTAAGTCTGGAGCAATGATGGGAGTATTTGAAGATAGTATTATAGGAACTATAGGTGGTGGAAATATAGAATATAAAGTTATTCAAGATGCGAGAGAACTTATAAAATCTGAAGAAAGTAAAGAGTTTTCATATAACCTTACCACTGATGATGAACTTCGTATGAACTGTGGAGGAAGTATGAAAGGATTTATAAAAGTTTTTGTTCCCTCTCCAAAGCTTTTGATATGTGGTGCAGGTCATATTGGACAAAAACTTTTTAATATAGGAAAAAATCTTGAATTTGACATAAAAATAATAGATGATAGAGAAGAGTTGAAAAAAGATATACCTGAACTTACTTTGGGTAATTTTGATGAAATACTTAAAAATGAGAAAATAACTAATAATACTTATATAGTTATAGCTACAAGGGGGCATTTACTTGATGAGAAAGTTCTTGAATTAGTAAAAAATAGAGGAGCAAAATATATAGGTATAATAGGAAGTAAAAGAAAAATAACAAATTTAAAAGAAAACCTTGAAAAAAATTCTAAAATCAGAGATAATATATATGCGCCTATAGGATTAAGAATTTCTGATGGAACACCAGAAGAAATTGCAATTGAAATACTTGCTGAAATACTTCAAGTAAAGAATAATGGAGAATTAGTCCATAGGTCACTTTTTTAAATTAAAAGGCACTAATATGTTGGCATATTAAAATAAAAAATCTTTAGGAGGAAAATCAATGAAAAGAATAATTCACACTGAAAAAGCACCTGCTGCTTTAGGACCATATTCACAAGCTATTGAAGTTAATGGAACTCTTTATGTTTCTGGACAAATTCCATTTGTTCCTGAAACAATGACTTTAGTTTCTGATTGTGTAAAAGCTCAAACTAAACAATCTCTAGAAAATATTAAGGCTATACTTGAAGCTGCTGGATACACTTTTAAAGATGTAGTAAGAGCTGGTGTATTTATTAAAGATATGAATGATTTCGCAGCTGTAAATGAAGTTTATGCTGAATATCTTGGAGATGTAAAACCTGCAAGAGCATGTGTTGAAGTAGCTAGACTTCCAAAAGATGTAAAAGTTGAAATAGAAGTTATTGCTGTAAAGTAGTAATATAATTTAAATGGGGAGAAATCCAACAGTTGGATTTCCTCCATTTTTTTGTGCTTAAAGATTCTGGTTTTAGTAGAATAAAATATATAAATATGATAAAATTAAAGGGATAAAATAAAGGGGGAGATTTTTAATGTTAAAAGAGCTTTTAACTAGTGAGTTTATTATTTTAGCCTGTTTATGTTTTATAGGAGCATTCATTGATTCAGTAGCAGGGGGAGGAGGTTTAATTTCACTGCCAGCTTATCTAGCATCAGGGTTGCCACCTCATATTGCTCTAGGAACAAATAAATTATCAGGATTTTTTTCTGGTGTGGGAAGCAGTATAAATTATGCAAGATCAGGAAAAGTCAATTGGAATCTTATGAAAAAATTAGCTCCATTTTCTTTTATCGGAGCATTTATAGGAGTAAAAATTATAATTGGAACAAAACCTCAATATATTAATTATATAGTATTTATTGCCTTAGTGATAGTACTTGCTTATACAATGGCAAATAAAAAAATGGGACATGAAAGCACATTTACAGGTCTGAACAAATTAAATGTTGCAAAAGGAATGATAATGGCTTTTGTAATAGGATTCTATAATGGATTCTTAGGACCTGGAACTGGATCATTTTTAGTATTTTTTATGATGAAAATATATGGGTATGATTTTGTAGAAGCTAATGGTGACTCTAAAATTTTGAACTTAGTAGGAAACTTTACAAGTCTCTTAGTTTTTGGAATTAATGGAAAAGTATATTTTCTTTATGGGATACCTATTTCAATAATAATGTTGTTGGGAGCTCAGTGTGGTTCAAGGTGTGCTATAAGTAAAGGAAGCAGATTTATAAAACCTGTATTTCTTGCTGTAACTACAATAACTGCTTTAAAAATGTTAAAGGAAATGTTCTAAAATAGCAAATACATTGACAAAGGATTCAAAATAGATTAAAATTTACTAAAAGAATAAAGCTGTGTGAATGGAGAAGCTTAGGATAATTTTCTTATAGAAATATGAGAGAATCATTTTAAGCTTTTTTTAATAAAAATTCAGGAGGTAAACTTTATGAAAAAAATGATTAATAAGCCAGAGAACATTGTAGAGGAAATGGTTAGTGGAATGCTTAAAGCTTATCCAAAGTATTTAAAAAGAGTAGAAGATTTGCCAGTGATAGTGAGAAAAGACAAGAAAGAGGGAAAGACAGCTTTAATTAGTGGTGGAGGAAGTGGACATGAACCTTCACATGCTGGGTTTGTTGGTTATGGAATGCTGGATGGGGCAGTAGCAGGAGAAGTTTTTACATCACCTAGTGCTGATAAGGTTTATGAAGCAATAAAATCAGTAAATAGTGGAGCTGGAGTTCTATTGATAATAAAAAATTATAGTGGCGATGTAATGAACTTTGAAATGGCAGCTGAAATGGCAGCAATAGAAGAAATAGAAGTGAAAAAGATAGTAGTGGATGATGATATTGCTGTAGAAAATAGTACATATACTGTTGGAAGAAGAGGGATAGCAGGAACAGTTTTAGTGCATAAAATGGTAGGAGCAGCAGCAGAAAAAGGATATTCTTTGGGAGAACTGGAAATTTTAGGAAATAAAGTTATTGAAAGAACAAAGACATTAGGAATGGCATTAGAACCATGTATGGTACCAACTACTGGGAAATTAAGTTTTGAATTAGCAGATGATGAGGTAGAAATAGGGCTTGGAATTCATGGAGAACCAGGAACACACAGAGAAAAAATTCAACCAGCTGATGTTCATGTAGATCATATTTTAGAAAAAATATTTAAAGAATCTAATTTAAAAGAAAATGATGAAGTTGCTGTACTAGTAAATGGACTTGGGGAAACTACTTTGATGGAACTTTTTATAATTAACAACAGAGTGTCTCAAGTTTTAGGAGAAAAAAATATTAAAGTAGCTGATACAATTGTTGGTAATTTTATGACATCCTTAGACATGGGTGGATTTTCAATCACTTTAACAAAATTAGATGATGAATTGAAAGAACTTTTACAAGCTAAAGCTGATACTCCGGCATTTAAAAGATTTTAGGAGATGAAAAATATGGAACTATTAAAAATAATAAAAGAAGTAAGTGAAAAAATAATAGAAAATAAAGATTTTCTTACAGAATTGGATCGGGAAATAGGAGATGGAGATCATGGTGTAAACCTTGCAAGAGGCTTTGAAAAAGTAAAAGAGGAACTTCCAAATATGCAGAATATGAAACCTTTTGAGATATTTAATAAAATGGCAATGATATTAATATCAAATGTGGGAGGAGCATCAGGTGCTCTTTATGGAACTGCTCTAATGAAAGGTGCATCTTACTTAAAAACTAAAGAAATAATAACTCCAGAGATAATAGCTGAAACATGGAATGAAATGATAAAAGGAATAGAAAT
This region includes:
- the moaA gene encoding GTP 3',8-cyclase MoaA gives rise to the protein MIDKIGREIEYLRLSITDRCNLRCQYCMSERNINFLPKGELLTIEEIKRIVKIFSKIGIKKIRLTGGEPLVRKNFIEILENIHSIKNIEEISLTTNGLLLEENFESLIKNGIKKINISLDTLNPILYNEITRGGSFNQVIKNIFRALDLGIERVKINTVLIKGKNDNEIMDFVKFSEKYPIDIRFIELMPIGDGKSFISMSNDKVIEIIKKERTLFSVEEKIGSGPAKYFKSHFSKGRIGFITPLSHNFCDKCNRIRLTPDGFLKLCLHWNRGINLKNIIRNKVTDDELEKIIFNAIYNKPEHHNMNKNIKENNIDKRSMNQIGG
- the yqeB gene encoding selenium-dependent molybdenum cofactor biosynthesis protein YqeB yields the protein MEKKDDIIIVRGGGDIASGAIQKLYRSGFQVLVLETEKPSAIRRKVAFCEAIYENDIEIEGIRAKYAADEEEVKNCWEKNIIPIMIDSRGKMIEKFKPVAVVDGILAKKNFGTKRTMAPITIALGPGFSAPEDVDIVIETMRGHNLGRLIAEGTASVNTGIPGIIAGIGKERVIYSEYNGYIKNIEKIGSVIEKGDIIAVVGENHIYSPISGVLRGIIRDGYKVFEGLKIADVDPRIEEKENCFTISDKARNIGGAVLEAVLYLKKIKGV
- a CDS encoding XdhC/CoxI family protein; this translates as MEEKILNEVYKSISQGKRAALVMVTEAVGSTPRKSGAMMGVFEDSIIGTIGGGNIEYKVIQDARELIKSEESKEFSYNLTTDDELRMNCGGSMKGFIKVFVPSPKLLICGAGHIGQKLFNIGKNLEFDIKIIDDREELKKDIPELTLGNFDEILKNEKITNNTYIVIATRGHLLDEKVLELVKNRGAKYIGIIGSKRKITNLKENLEKNSKIRDNIYAPIGLRISDGTPEEIAIEILAEILQVKNNGELVHRSLF
- a CDS encoding RidA family protein, with amino-acid sequence MKRIIHTEKAPAALGPYSQAIEVNGTLYVSGQIPFVPETMTLVSDCVKAQTKQSLENIKAILEAAGYTFKDVVRAGVFIKDMNDFAAVNEVYAEYLGDVKPARACVEVARLPKDVKVEIEVIAVK
- a CDS encoding sulfite exporter TauE/SafE family protein, with the translated sequence MLKELLTSEFIILACLCFIGAFIDSVAGGGGLISLPAYLASGLPPHIALGTNKLSGFFSGVGSSINYARSGKVNWNLMKKLAPFSFIGAFIGVKIIIGTKPQYINYIVFIALVIVLAYTMANKKMGHESTFTGLNKLNVAKGMIMAFVIGFYNGFLGPGTGSFLVFFMMKIYGYDFVEANGDSKILNLVGNFTSLLVFGINGKVYFLYGIPISIIMLLGAQCGSRCAISKGSRFIKPVFLAVTTITALKMLKEMF
- the dhaK gene encoding dihydroxyacetone kinase subunit DhaK, whose translation is MKKMINKPENIVEEMVSGMLKAYPKYLKRVEDLPVIVRKDKKEGKTALISGGGSGHEPSHAGFVGYGMLDGAVAGEVFTSPSADKVYEAIKSVNSGAGVLLIIKNYSGDVMNFEMAAEMAAIEEIEVKKIVVDDDIAVENSTYTVGRRGIAGTVLVHKMVGAAAEKGYSLGELEILGNKVIERTKTLGMALEPCMVPTTGKLSFELADDEVEIGLGIHGEPGTHREKIQPADVHVDHILEKIFKESNLKENDEVAVLVNGLGETTLMELFIINNRVSQVLGEKNIKVADTIVGNFMTSLDMGGFSITLTKLDDELKELLQAKADTPAFKRF
- the dhaL gene encoding dihydroxyacetone kinase subunit DhaL encodes the protein MELLKIIKEVSEKIIENKDFLTELDREIGDGDHGVNLARGFEKVKEELPNMQNMKPFEIFNKMAMILISNVGGASGALYGTALMKGASYLKTKEIITPEIIAETWNEMIKGIEMRGKAVLGEKTMLDTQIPAYKAFKIKADAGADIKECFEFAELEAKSGMESTKDIAATKGRASYLGERSIGHLDPGSVSSYLIIKTINDELKG